The Cheilinus undulatus linkage group 21, ASM1832078v1, whole genome shotgun sequence region CAATCAGCGTCTCCTCTTTCTGAGGGATGGAGCGTTGTTCTCATCCTGTTGACCCTAATGAATGAACTCTAGTGTTGTTTATATGAACTCCATCTCATCATGGTCTTTTTGAAGGCAACACTCAAGTTAAAATTCAGAAAAGTTCAGTGAAAAATAACCCTACATGACTGTGGTCATCCTCATCATCTTATCTGCCACTCacccctttttcttttctctttccccCATCAGATCCCTTCAGTAGGCGTTCTGTGCCGACAGTACGGGGACCTGCCCCCCCTCACCCTAGAGACCATCAAAGAGCGCGTCATGTACGTCCTCAAGCTCTACGACAAGATCAACCCCGAGAAGGTAAGAGTGAGCCGGGACTAGCCAAGAGTCTAAGAAGCCTAAAATCTGCACACTGACGGCTAATATGTGTGTGACCTTCTGCTCCTCAGCTGCAGACGACCTCCCACTTTATGAAAGACCTCGGCCTGGACAGCTTGGACCAGGTGGAGATCATCATGGCCATGGAGGATGAGTTTGGTGAGTGTGTAATGTGTAAGCATGTAGCTCTCCCCGTCTGTAAAATGTccagtatttttaaaaacctgtcTGCGGTCTGCTCTGATTGACTTGGTCCTTAGTGAATTAAGCTACTCTCAGGAATATTGGGGGTTGGACAGTGAACACCTCTTATTTTATAGTTTTCACTTTCATTACATAAACCTTGTACTGTTGTAAAACACTGTCCCACTTCTCTTACATCTAAGCTGCAAGGTTACAAACTTAAAAATACGTCTGCAGCCCACCCTCGTTTTAACAGGTCTTACTTGATAAAagcattattctgctttttaatagtttaatacagggatgtcaaacttaatcacagcaggggccaaattctgaatttggtcCCACCTAAGGGCCGAACCGTgtacatttaaccataaactgtcaacctcattttcaccagcaatgaattgtGGGGGGAAAAACCCCTAGCTTtgataaaaaaggattttgagattgaaaaaagtcaacatgataaatttaaaggctcaaaatctgagataaacaTTCGAACGTATTAgcacaaaaggtcaaaacatggcatttagagtcaaaatagtgtttttaaaaggctattatatgagatagaaagttgaaatcatgattcgtaatggtcaaaatatgagataaaattcagaatCATCTGTTGTATATATCAAGTGCgagaaaaacatttcaattttgaattttaaaggtcaaaatgttactcaaaattaaaaattgtggaTCTTAAAGTTcacattatgagataaaagtcaaagtaaggagctaaaaaggttaaaatgtgagagaaaatattccaaattatgagtttaaaggtcaaaatattactcaaaaaatttaaaattgaggatcttaaaggtcaaaattgtgaattgaaaaggtcaacaaaataaataaaaagtcaaaaccataactttgcatcataactgtgagatgcaagattaagaatatgaaatgaaaataggAATGAATTTTTTCCACACTTCTGACTTTTTATAtaattaagttttttatttgtatgatcttataaagatattttaaatcatcaaggttaagtttacctttttaaactggagggaatctgcagacctcaaaccagtgggTCAGTTATaatcaaaatataatatgatctggtgggccgtgtataactgtaccacaggttggatttggcccctgggccatgcgtttgacacccctggtttaataGAATAATTAACTTTTGTACCGCGACATCTTACATACCTCTCATATTTGACTGTGCAGAAAATAGTGTTCATTTTTCTtagttcaggtcttaaaaagtttcAAGTTAGATTTTTTAAGTGTGTAGAAACcctgaaaatcaaacatgcttgGCTTTCTGTCAGGAGGTTGTGAGCTGAGGAGTCCTGATACCCTACACCCGTCAGATCAGGTTGTTTAAAGCATGTGGTGGAAAACttcagaattctgaattttttttttcatgtacaCTTTTGAGCaggttttaatgtgtttatcctttgcatgttaacattttaatgttgatgcAAACAAAAAAGTGGATCGTGCTCTTTTTAGTGCTGTTATTTTTGATATAAAACTtcatgaaattatttcagagaTGTATctggaatttttaaaatcatcttcAGCACTTCATACAGTCTAATCTTGAAGATTCATGCATTAACAGTTACTGTGTGTGaatgtctgcagccaggttcAGTCTGTCTTGTGTAACATAAGTCAGTCATTTTGAACTCTGTGTTTCTCCTGCAGGCTTTGAAATCCCTGATGCAGAAGCAGAAAAGTTGATGAGTCCTGAGGAGATTGTACAGTATATCGCAGACAAGAAGGACGTTTATGAATAAGCTGTTCTCAAACTCACTGCAGAGGTAGGTCTCTCTGTCGGCCATGTTTCTGCTCCTTTATTACCTCATCtgtttgttcagtttttaataTTAAACTGTGTATTTCTTCCAGAGAGGTTGACCCCGGCGTGACCCCACAGGAAGTAGCAGATGGGCACCAAACCATTTCCCACTTCCTCCCCGTCAGCTCTTCTGTCCGTAACAGCACTGTCATCGTCGGCTGCCAGTCTTGTGTTTGACTGTATTTAAATGAACATGTGCTTTTGGAGCGTGGAGACAAAACAGAATATTAAACAAGGTTCTATCACCGTTCTATTTTTGTGTTCTTCTTCCAGCTCCACCCTGTGGTTCTGATGTATAATTTCTcatgaataaatcaataaagACACATGCTGTGAAGTTCTGTGCTCATCTGCTCTTAATAATGGTGAAGAACTATGCTAGAGAAGGGAAGCCATACGGTTACCTTAAGGTACATTGTTGGAGACAGTCATTGAGTTAAAAGCCTTCAATATCAGGATTtgttcagccaatcacattgcagcaaccagtgcatttaggcatgtagacctGGTCAAGATGATCTCGGCTCAAACCGAGCAACAGAGTGGAGAAGAAGGGGATttacaatgcctataaaaagtatttactccctttgatttttttttaccctttaattgatttttataGATAACCATggtaaatatcattcatttttttgatttaaaaaaaatagtcttTTATGTATGCAGAGTCAGAGCGTGGTGGAAATTTTAGCctgaattgtagcctcagtttcctgttttcagttttaagttGACTTCTGTTGTAAACCTTTGGCTGTAAGGTTCATGTATGCTCAGAGATGCAACAAGTGGTTATTGTTGCCTCAGTCTTGTCATTCTCTGACCTCGGCCATCAACGTGGTGTTTTGGCCCAGAAAACTGCAGCTCAGTGGATATTTTCTCGTTTCCGGATCGTTCCCTGTAAACCCTGGAAATGGTCATGTGAGGAAATCCCAGTAAAATCAGCAGTTTCTTAAATACTTCATGAGACCCTCTGGCACCGGCAACCATAGCATGTCAGCAGATCATCTTTGCTGCCACCAGACTCACCAAGACTGGACAATAGAAGGTTAGAAAAACACTgcatggtctgatgagtctttATTCTGCTGAAACATTCAATTGGTTGATATAAGCAAGATAAAAGCCACCTAAACCACCTTTCTTCTTCATTCTGGTGTTCAGTTTGACGTTCAGCAGACTGTCTTCAccatgtttaaatgcatttgttgCTGACGTAAtcggctgattagatatttgcattaatgagtAGTTGAACAGATGTACccaataaagtggccagtgagtgtgtGACATAAGGTTGAATATGGTGATAAACATAAGATATGGAAAAACAGGAATGTTATAGCATACATGAACAATGCATATCCAGAGCTTGAGtggttttgcaaagaagaatggagtcaaaTTGCCGTGTCCAGCCTTTTTGAGACCCCCGAGATCTTTGCTGCACCCCCTAGGAGCGCCTGGACTTAGGCTGGGAACCAGtgattttaagattattttcaTTCTTAAATGTATGGTTGTCATTTGTGCTAAATGAGTCCTTGTGCCCCGTCTGCAGTACCGCTGGGGCCCACCAGACGGCAGCAGCTCACCCTTTGTGAAGCCTAGAGTAGAGCAAGAGACGATAAAAGCAGACAGCGCCCCCCGCTGGTTAAACAAAGTATTGCAAGGTACACTTcagtgaaaatgtattttccatCTTTGATAAGATGGATTTATGGTACACCTTATGGACAAAGGTTTTTGGGACCCCCTTCCAttataccagtggttcccaaagtgggctgTGTGAAACCCCCCTGGGGGGGGGGCGGGGCCATGGTGGGGGGCGTGGCAAGGCAAGCTGATGACTTCAGCGCTGTAGAAGAGGAGTAGTTTGGAGCTGAGTGGAAAAGAAGGCAAGAGAgccttgagatttttttttttcctactgttgcctcagttaaaaaacaaatcaaagctggacattgaaaatgCACTGAGAGCTGCCTCACAACTGCATCCAGGACTCAAGAAGATCTGTGgcaccaaataagcccacaataatcactgaaattattgtgtataaatttaaaaatgtttaataagttCTTATTTTTGGGAAATTGTTCATCTTCAGAGCCAcattattgaacatttttaggttttatgttgtagtaaattctaaaaaaa contains the following coding sequences:
- the ndufab1b gene encoding NADH:ubiquinone oxidoreductase subunit AB1b, whose protein sequence is MASRVLLQCVRSLARPSLRLSSANLAVRAAAAPVAALHRPLSFAADSRRTRWLGQSSIPSVGVLCRQYGDLPPLTLETIKERVMYVLKLYDKINPEKLQTTSHFMKDLGLDSLDQVEIIMAMEDEFGFEIPDAEAEKLMSPEEIVQYIADKKDVYE